The Candidatus Paceibacterota bacterium genome includes a window with the following:
- a CDS encoding GNAT family N-acetyltransferase — protein sequence MTENRVLQFECISDIQKAKDIWNEFSDGKNIYDNWDFRYCFYKYFAFPLSFYVASLDGTPIGLMPLQYNTEKKYYEFFGGCFMEDNRIFIKNGYDSYISKFYGMLDKPARLEDIIGEDPFTKSLDVLEHKYIADFSGIKTLDEYLEKIFKARQIKKIKKRYDAVDSMGIEIMENRFEDIESMMDLNIKMFGAQCSFLKPHRREIFRDLLELDLEFHMLSFIIKGKLEAVSLAFEYRDTFVGINAGINKADYPDLSTYTILVKLKKAISLGSEKYDAGLEDLGWKENWHFNKVSERIYIKK from the coding sequence ATGACAGAAAACAGAGTTTTACAATTCGAGTGCATAAGCGACATCCAAAAAGCCAAAGACATTTGGAATGAATTTAGCGATGGAAAAAATATCTATGACAACTGGGATTTCCGGTATTGTTTTTATAAATATTTCGCTTTCCCGCTGAGTTTTTATGTAGCAAGCCTGGATGGAACGCCCATCGGACTCATGCCGCTCCAGTATAATACCGAAAAAAAATATTACGAATTTTTCGGCGGATGCTTTATGGAAGACAACCGGATCTTCATAAAGAACGGATATGACAGCTACATTTCCAAATTTTATGGAATGCTGGACAAGCCTGCAAGGCTTGAAGATATTATCGGAGAGGATCCTTTCACAAAGTCCCTGGATGTTCTTGAGCATAAATATATTGCTGACTTCAGCGGGATAAAGACGCTTGATGAATATCTCGAAAAGATATTCAAGGCCAGGCAGATCAAAAAGATCAAAAAAAGATATGACGCGGTCGATTCGATGGGTATTGAAATAATGGAAAATAGATTTGAAGATATTGAGTCGATGATGGATCTGAATATAAAAATGTTCGGCGCACAATGCTCGTTTTTAAAACCGCATCGAAGGGAGATATTCCGCGATCTTCTGGAACTGGATCTGGAGTTCCATATGCTGTCTTTTATTATCAAGGGCAAACTGGAAGCGGTGAGTCTGGCGTTTGAATACAGGGATACATTTGTCGGGATAAACGCAGGGATCAATAAAGCGGATTATCCCGATCTCAGCACCTATACGATACTGGTGAAATTGAAAAAAGCTATTTCGCTCGGATCAGAAAAATATGATGCGGGCCTGGAGGATCTGGGATGGAAAGAGAACTGGCATTTCAATAAGGTTTCGGAGAGGATCTATATCAAAAAGTGA